The segment ACCGTAGATGCGGCCACGCGTCACCGTAGAAGGCCACGCGTCACCGTAGATGCGGCCACGCTTTACCGTAGTGCGGCCACTTTTGTCAGCTTGTGCAGTCTGAACGGCAAGTCACTTTTGCTTCCCCTCCCGTGTCGTACTCACTTGCCCTGCAGCAGAAGTAAAATCCACTCACCTATAGTTCTCGCTGATGGCACGTTACAAAATGGCACTGAAATATGAATAGACTAAGTAGATTATCGGAATAAATGCACAAGCGTAAAATACGGTGAAATTAGCATTTTGCAGTGTTTCCAACttcactaaaataaatttttagaactaCATGTACTTCTATGAGactgaatattaaatataccATCGTAAGAAATGTTATTCTGTGCCCAACTCCCGCAGCGACTGGTGagctatttttgtaatttcttaCAACTATATCAATCAATTATTATCGACTgttgcaatttgcaaatttgtaggaaaaatatttgatagtCTGAATTCTTATAATAATGAGTTATTAGCAGCGTCGTGTATGCAACGTCAAATTCTGatcgaatttatttcagcGGTAAAAAgggatattttcaaattaaacgatGGAATGAAATCGTGGccataaaacattaaatttattagttaCTTATCCAAAATGATATTTACAATTCAGCCAGCCGTACAACTTTAGCTGCGTGTTCTAACTATCGATTCGGTGCATGTTTTATTCAGCAATGCTTacacaaaatgcaatttctgACAGAAAGGTGCTAGGCTCttgggatatttttaattcggtattatttaggttttaaatttgctgatccgaattgaattaaaaaattgagaagaGCAATATTTAATACTCATATGAGCTCAAAATTCGCCCCTAGTATAGATTTCCAATAAGAATAAGAATCAGTTTGGCCACTATATGGACAAGGCCAtacaatttctttgaaaaatatttacatcaCCGGGAATTTCTTcatcaaacttaaattttgagacaCAAAGACTTGTGGATTTTgctgaaaagagaaaaagactAAATAAATCCCTTATGGTTCTTGTGCACTGTCTCGTCGTGCTTCTTCTTTTCATCCGCGTTTCTGAAGTACATATTGCATGGGATATGCAATTCGCACTTTTTGATGTCCTTTAATGCTGAATCACGGCGTGCTTTACAAAGTCGGAAGTGGGATtgaacaatattatttgttttaattgaatcttTGCAGAACGGACAGACGGTAGAAGGATAATATTCCTCTACAGTACTCTCTCTTAAAACTTTCTCTCTATCAGTCCTGTGATCCTTCTCTATGTGATCCTTCAGCTCATTCGGTGTTTTGAATTCTCGTCCGCAATAGTAAACCATGCAAAAGTGCAAATCATCGTGTATGCTAGAAATATGTCTACGCAAATTTTGAGCATTGGACAATTTGTATTCACAGTGAGGGCACTGTATCTTTCCGCCGGGTTCCTTCGATGCACCTAGAAAAGGAGAATAATGAGAAACGATGATTTGGCTTTCGATTTACCATTAAACTCGTGAATCAGAAAttgttcataatttatttactaaaacgTATGATACATACCTTGCGCAAGGGTCCTTTGGGGAGATGTGGCAGTTTCAGCACCAggatttcctaaaaatatgatgaaaaatcaataattatagAACATTAAtgaattagatttatttttctgtttaccACTCGAACCTGGAGCAGAGAGCAGATGATTTTGATTAGTTGCAACTTGGTTCTGTGTCGCAAACGTaggatttttttgtgtttcgtGATTATATGCttgatttggaaaatttatatcagCCTGCTGAAATCCAGCGTGTCGTCCCGAAGCTGTAAATATTGGTAGAGCTGGAGGGATCAGTTGGCCTGGGAGTCTCTGTTCGGGTCGATTTAAACCGGGCGCAGTTCCAGGCATGCCACTGACCCCTGTTTTTAGAAATGttaacgttttaattattgatagtTCTTAACTCTTCTTACATCGGGTTGCACTGGTTGAAGCGTGAGCTCTACCGACCCCAAAACTCGTTGGAATCAACCTCCCAGAACGATTCAAGGTTTCTCGTCGATTTCGAGAATCGTAGGAAAAATAAGATCCTGTGGGGTATTTTCCAACTGCAATTGTTAATAAAGTAAATTAGCCTTGGATGTGCAAAATTTAGATCCTTCTACTTTGACtatttatataattgaaattgcaacaaaaaataattattagagaGGAAAATCACCAATCATGACAAAACCTGTCATAGATATGgtaacaaattataattatttatcaatttaccATTTTGGGGAACATTTGCCGCATAATACGGCGATTCTTGATGTGGCCTTGCTTCAGGGTAAGGTGCATTCCGTTGCGGAAGATGAAAGGAACTTTGATTGTAGTCCTGAGACAACTGACTCTGTTGGAATGCAATGCTTTCTGCACctgaaactaaattattaaatgattcccaagaaaaaaatgaaatgtccatattgcaataaattattgagtGGGTTAAGGaattcaaaacttttcagCCAGAGCACCTTGAACTACTTGGGTTGCTGAACAAACCGAATTATATTGCGGAGTGTTCATCGACTGTCCATCTAAATAGGCACATGGGCCAACATAATGCCAACAAAAACTCTTCGCAAGGTTTCCATTTTGGGAATCAAATACTGAAACTATAGTGAAAATCTGACATGCGATTTACCAGGAATTGGAATGAAAGGAACGGTGTTGCGTGAAGCACGCAATCCAGGTGggccattaaaataattatgacgGAGTCGTCCTTGATCCTGGTTCAGGCCTTCAAACCTTAAAGGCTGCTCTGGAAGGCTTGCTGGACACGAAAATTGGAACTAATACAATACAGAATGGACGCACTCATACCAGCAGCTTGGAAACCTTGAAAAGATGGTCCTGCTTCCCAGGATCGGAAATATCCTGAGGAAATTCCAGGTGCTTCTTCAGCTGCGCGATCTTCCTCGAGTGGGTTCTGCAACGCTCGTCGCTCTCTTTCCCTAAAGgatgattcaaatttttattttaaaatatataaaatggcGGATCCTCATACCACCTATTCAAAGCAACGTAATCACAAAATGCGGTCTCATTGTGAACTTGGTTGCAGTGTGTGCATTTTTGTTGATCCATTATTTCCAGCGGAATTCTGGTACTGAAAGGATTCGATCCaactagaaaaaatgttttaaaataaattgtatagGTGCCAATCCTGAGGAAAATGCCAGAACAAATTCCAACTCTCCCATTGTGTTTATTTAGGGATGAGAACtaccaacaaaatattttaaattctctacGATTTCACTGTTGAAACCTGAGtctgcttttctttctttcaagGAATTTCAGAATGAATCTTCCTCGAAAACGATGACGAGAAGAGAAAAACGACATGCTCGAATTCTTATACCGAAATTTGTATCCTCGTCTTTAGGGTTGAATAAACGAAATACTGTATATTTGATTCAGTCAAGGATAGTTcagtgtaaaaattaatgtaatttaacCTTAAAGAGCAAAGTTTCATTGTGAAAATGCGATGAATGGTAGAGTTGTGgaaaaacagatttaaattaaaatattcttgcgAACAAAACAATATCCGGTCAGCATTTTtattaggaaatttaaataaccttATTCACttattaatgttattttttaattaaaatcggtAAGTTTTGGATTGCACAGAGCTGTAGCGGAGATTTATATTTGCGAAGAACAGGCAAAaggaaactaaataaaaatattcctctttaaaacgGTATCTGTGGATGGATGAGATGGATAATAGAAAAAAAGTTACCGGCCACGCTGTCCAACACCTTTTGAACTGTCTTGTGTCTTCCAGTAGTTGACGTCATCtgttcttttctttcttgcttCTGCGCGGTGTGATTCTCCCCCAACCCCATACCAACCTTCATCAGTATAGGGGAAATATATTCGGATTGAAGTTTTGTTATTATCTAGAAGATGGATGCTCGTCTATACCTTAGAAATTCTTGTTGAATTTTATACCTTATATTATTATGACAAGACGAAAAAACATGATAGTCTGGAAAGACCTCCTGGGAATGCTTTGCGCTTTATTTCCTCAagttaatttgataaatttgaatgaattgcTGTTAAATTTGCACTATTGCCTCAATTTATGTTGATTGAAATGAGTTTCCAGTGAAAATTACGGCTCGTAAACTAAAGAAGACCTTCTTTAAGGATGGAATTTTTTCCGATAACATTTTGAGatctatataatttattaaatttacctcTCTActtatcttttttattcttctgaCTGCTTAAATGCATATACAGCTGCATCCTTATTTTTATACGATTCTCCAGAGCCAGCTTTCATGTGACACTTACTATCACCGCGCACTcgttgtaaattaaattaaaatacgttAGAAAATCATTACAAAATATGAATCCAAGACAAATTTGACGAAATTCATATTAGTCATGTTTATCATGTTGCGTTTTTAAGAACAATACAATTACAGAAGACGTTAGAACTCCATAAGAGccaaccatttaaaaatataaacaagatgacaatttttcgttaaatacaattttaatatttcaattacttAAAAGTTCAGTAGTAGTATTTTCAGTTCGAGTTTTGTCTGTTTTTACAGCGAACGTATCACGGTGAGTAttccgaaataaattatttaatctcgGCTTCTATCCTACACaaactatttttcaaagatgaaactgttgctgctttttatcGTCGCATGCCTGTGCTCTCTCGGCTCTTTTGCCAGAGCCAATGAATGCAGTGCCCAACGATTTGTCCATTTCATTGTGAGAGTCCTCTTCATCTTTTTTAACACAGTTaataacttattttattttagagaaaatacaACAAAGAGTATTCTTCGCCCGCAGAATACTTCTTTCGGATGAAAGCGTACATGAGGCACTGCCGCGAAATTTATGAGCACAACGAACGCTATAAAAAGGGCCTGGAAACCTTCGAAATGGGGATCAACCAGTTTGCAGACACCGTTAGTGAATGATAagagttaaattgtttttaattcgatACAAATCTGTTGTAGTACGAGGACGAACAATATTTTAACGGGGAATTGCCGACCGATGATACTGAAAAGTTTGAAGCTTTATTGCCATATCATTTCTCTCGAAATATAGATGTGCCCAAAGAAGTCGACTGGAGGAGCAAAGGCGTCGTCACAAGGGTCAAAGATCAAGGTCGATGCTCATCAAGTTGGGCATTTGCAGCGGTATATATTACTTATCAATCTTAAAATCAGAGACAACGAtcatttcatatatatttgatCCTGCTGTGTCCATTTTAAGATTTGATTTTCatgctgaaataattaatttggtagACTGCGGTAGTGGAGAGTCAATACGTGCTGCAGACGAGAAACAAACTGACCGTCCTGAGCGAGCAGGGTCTGCTCGACTGCGAAACTAGCTCCGAGGGCTGCAGCGGTGGATCGACATTCAATGCTGTGGAATTCGTGATGAAGCACGGAATAGCACGCGAGGAAGACTACCCTTACACGCACGTCCAAGGAGTGTGCCAGTGCAAAGAGAAGGGTTGCTCCGATCACCCAAAGATCCTAAAGATTCTCCAGCTAAGATCGAAAAGTGAGGAGGAGCTGAAGATGGTCGTCGCCTTCCTCGGACCcgtcgcttttaattttgacggcGGAATGAACACTTTCCTCTATTACAATGGGGGTAAGTTTCCTCTTCTGAAGAGTGAAAACCCCACTCTGTCTTCAGACAAATAGTTGGTGAACCATTCATGCCCAAGAATCACACTTTGGCGGCCAATATCTGTTAAGATTAAGATTATACTAaccattttcttaaatattgcAGGCGTTTACTCGAAATCCAACTGCAGAGCACATTATCAATTTCACAGCATGGTGATTGTTGGCTACGGAACGGAAAACGGCCAAGATTATTGGCTAGCCAAAAACTCGTGGGGTCATAATTGGGGCGAAAAAGGTTACATTAGAATAGCACGCAACAAGAACAATTACTGTGGCATCGCTAATAATGTTTTTCTGCCTATGTACAAGACAAGACGACCctggtaatttttaatcaaataaaagtgtaattataaaaaaaaacatcacgCTGCTCATTTTGGTcgtaaaaatatccactttacccaATTCGGCCCTCAAGAATGGATtagtgagctcagaaacttcgtcaaagacggtcttttaATAGAGGATAGTTTATTAACGTGTAATTATGTTTTCTCTAAAGGAGAGTTACAAaacagaaagaaaacaaaagctCATCAGGAGAATTAAGATAATATAATCAGGGTCTGAGACAGGAACCACGTTCCTTGTTGGCCTTTCTTCAAATCCATAGGCATTTCAGAGTAGCGGAGAGTAAGCGCAAAACTCAAGTGTTTGTCTGACAAGGAAGAATGCAACGAAAATCCAAGCAAGTAACCATTTTAGATGCATAAATCCGGATTGTTTGGAATGCGCGTTCTCAGAATTGAAGCATTTTAtgttacaaaacaaaacaaatatttttgacattgAAAAGAGACCACCAGGAAAGGTTTTCTCGGatgtttttcttatttcttcaAAGTTTGGCTTTGATTCTTCTCgttaaggaaaaaatagtttcaattaaatttatacgttttcatttttcatttttggcgtGAACATACAGTATATGGCCACTATACAAATTTGAGGATATTTTCGCGAACAGATAATTCAAAGTAGGTGCAGTTAGAAGCAGcatcgaaattaaattcatctttCTGGTTCTTCCCTTCAGCTAAAATGAAGGATGACAAACATATATaatcttaataatttcagggctaaacaaattttggaCACTTTCAAATAGAGTATATTATGTCGATAAGTATGTTAACATTGAGAAATAGTCGCAAGATTTGAATTCAatgctttatattttatttttgatattaatatatgtattttttatttctttatataTGGTAAAAAATGCCTTGATAAAGATACTTTCGCTGACAAGCTCAGCGCTCCTTGAAAATCCAATGTCATTCCTAATTATCCTAATTATCATCGTCGATGTACTCAAGAGGATGCTGTGTTTCAATGTGATTCACGACATCTGGTATTTCAAATGAAGAAAACGTACATTTCGAGCAGCAGAATTTCTCTCGAGTTGGAACGCCCCTCTCCTCATTTCTGTGTTTCGAGATATTCATGTGTTTTGTCACCAGACATTTATTCACTGAGAAGAATTCGCAATGCGGACATGCATGTGTTTTTCGAACTGAACAGATCGGTGGACGAAAATGCTTTTGGATGTGGCTTATTAAACGGTGTTTGTTCTCTGTGGAGTAATGACAATGTTCACAGCGAAATTTCTTCCTTTCTCGATGATTTTTGAGTTCGTGCTCGCGCCTTTCCTCCCATGAAGGGTAAAAATACCTGCATCCTAAAATTGAGCATTTTTGCAGCCtggaatgattttatttatattggtGCACatcaataaaactaaaatttttgttgcacgATTCTGCTGCACAATAACCTCCATTTGGTTTGTGTAGATTGAGAAGAATGGGTTTCAGAATAATTTGAACATATAAAACTAAGTCAcacaaaatctattttattgaaaatcataggtaaaatcacaaaacttccgcatttatttttctcaaggaGCTTCGCAAGAAAAGAAATGTATTCCTGTATTCACGACAGTTGCCTCCTTTGAAAGATAAAATGCGGCATAATAGTCCTGTCTCAGGGGATCGACCATGGTAGAAAATTTCGGACGAAGACTTGATATGAAAACAAATGACGGGGTGCACTGATGTTTAAAATCCGGGTCGATCAAGTCGCTTGGCAAAAATTTGCGGCTGCGGCACCAAACCTCGTGCGTCTGGTTGATCGCCACCGTCTCGCCCACGATCATGTTGTTGTTTGGTGCTGATAAACAATTAAACGATGAAATAATTTCGCATTCAGGTCTTTAAACCATGACCTACGGTCGTGCCTGGATGCAAACCAAGCAATGTCTTCAAGGGTTTTTGGCTCCACGAGTCGCATTCCTCGTGCACAACATCTTTTGTAAGCCATCACCGGGTTCTGTTAAGTTTCCTTAAATAAAATCGGCGAAGAGTGGAATTAAAAGTATTCTTACTAGTGCTGTGCTGTAATTCTTGTAGCTTATGTAGTATGGCTTTCCTTGGTACGTGATCATGTAGCCGTATTtgtctattttaaaatgggtataataaaaatactatGTTTCTCTCACCGGATCCATTGTTTGCTTTAAGCTCGTCAATAATGGTTTGCTGCAAAATCATgatataaatgtttaaatttcattttttagataataaGAAATACGTTGATTTCACATGGAATCTGATTTTGAAGCTGACAGGTTCTGCGCATTGGAACGCAAGGCACAGGAGGAGTATACTATGGatacaattaaaaagataattcaTCCCGTCATCGCGAATTAAATAGGAGACTCACAACAGTGCCATTGTCGAAACTGTTTGAGATGATTTTCGAAACCAAATCCGGAGCCTTCTCCCGTGCgcacttgaaaatttcataagcAGTCACGCACTCGTCATCGAATTCtgttttgaatcaaaattaaagttttcatCCAATCGTTTTATAATCTCTAACTTTTTCCTCTGCACTCTTCAAGGGCCATAAATCCCTTCTGCATTTGTTCCGGCTCCTCTTGCGTGACTAGTTCCATTTGCCGAATTATCGCTTTTTCCACCAGGGCTCCTAGgtcaaactaaaaatataccaataaacataaaaatatttgcttataaaataataataattcaccaATCCAGCTTCAAAACCGACACATTTCAAGaaacactaaaaaataaataaatatagttttgtttaattttaatttatttgagattGAGAACCATCAGATTAATCGAAATATTAGCCGCAAGAAAAGCGCTGGTGTTCAGTAGCAGGTCAATCTCAGCTGATAAAAAGggtaaacaattaaaaaaaatttaaaaaaaccctcATAATACCGGTGGTGACGTTCCAAGTTTCGGCGCATTCGGTTTGCATTGCCCTTTGGAAGGTGGCGTTCTTCCTCACGTCGCAAAGGAATTGTTTTCTCTCGCCACAGTCAGCGGTGGCGAGTAAAACGGAATCGAACCTTGCTTCGAGGTAAACGCAGTTGAGACCTGGTTGCGGGTGTCCAGGCTTCCACTTGATTTCCGAATCGACGAAAGCTCGGTTCACGGAGCACCACCAATAGTTTGAAGGGCATCCTATGTCATTTCCTGACAGCCAGAAGTCACCCAGGGTTTCACTAGGGTATGCTTCAAAACTGTTTTAGCAAATCGTTGAGAATTTTCATCATATATTGTCGTTTACCAGAGACGAATTTGTTGAAACAGCTCGATTTTCCCTGGGACTCGATCGAGGCCAAGGTCAAGCCAATTTCGCAACAACTGAACCAGGCGCTTTTCCAGTCCAACTGCagatttgcaaattaattttaagttctgGGATGTAATTCGGGTTTTACTGATTTAGTTGTGTAGAATAGAAAATTGCGGCCGCATCCAGAAAACCAATTGCCGTATGAGAAGTAATCTTAAATAAATgttggttatttattttaaaaacgatttttctctGAAGCTTACCGAGAAGAGTATTTTGTGAGTCGAACAGATTggcctttaaatttttatgtttaaagttttcttttatacaatttttgttgttacaTTTCGCTTGCAAGTTCCATCAGGGCACGCAGCAATACACGGCCTAGGTGTCGTGTATATTTTATGCACCTGAAATTGTTATTGTAAAGAACgcaattaaaatagcaaaagaATCACACCTTGCATGCATAAAGGTATTTATGGGCGCAGTTCCGATCGGTCAAGATGGTTCCGGTCGAGTTAAAAACAAAGCGAAAGTGGACGCAACTCTCGATCTTGCCTTGATTGTCAGGCTGGCCTTTTTCCCAGGTGAGACTCTGAGAAATCATTACGGGCCCCGAGGGTTTACACCACGACCATTCTCCCTCAGGAGCCCCCTTCCACGTACCGGAAGTCcagtaattgaaatttgcctTCCAGCCACCtttattagcaattttaatttgattttcagcgaagaaaaacttgaatttttgccAAGAGTCAGGCTGGTCAGGGCTACTTGCTCTTCAGCGTTTTCAATATTGAGCGCTTCCATTCCCAAAGCACAGCACTGATGATAGCTTGACTCCCAAGTCATCTGTGATGGGGATTATAGccggcaatttttcaaataaatttgttaaaaaccaGTTTGTTTCCCAAGAGATACGTGTAGTTGCCTATGTTGAACCACGTGCCGTACGACGTActgtctatttatttttcgggCTGAATTACTGAAAGTTTTACTACATTCGCTTCttacttttcaaatttccgttggagtcaaaaaaataatcctgttaaaatgaaatgcaaaaacagaTTAATGACTGGATTTTGCTAATGTAAAAGAGAAATAAGTAGTAATTCTTACATTTTTGATGCACTGCTTTGGACAATCAACAGTGCTCTGGCAGACGTAGCGTTTATGATTGCTGCATATTGACAGCACCAAATATGGAGTTGAGCTTGATAATGGCACGAGGACGGCCAAACAAGGCGTCAACTTGGGAGGTGGACCATGGTAGGCGAAAGCAACCCCAGATGAGAATGGATCGGGTATAGCTACGAATCTTTCGGAAGAAATGAGAGCAGGGGATGCGTTGAAGCCTGTTGAGCACCATTCAACCAGCTTTTTCGGTTTGCAGTTTGGATCCACAATCATTCCGCTTGTCCAATAATTAGCAAGCCCTGGTTcagttttagcaattttaatagGATTGCAtctttctcaattttttgaaaccttTATCTAAACTGGAAAGACAATCAAGTTCTTCGAGGGAACTGATGGTTAGCAGCGTCATGTTTAATTGCTTGCATCGCAATCCAGCCTCATTTCTCGACtcctataattttttgtagttCAATTTTGTATACAACGTCGATCAAATTACTCACAGTGTCGTCTGATACgtaatattttctcttgcaAGATATTCCCATTTGCAGGGAGCCACTCACTTAGAAAAATGTGCAGATCTTGtttattgcatattttaaatacttacTGTCAGATGGTTTTGATGTTGAACCAATCTTTGCAACAAAATAGAACTCGAATTGCctttctttcaaatcttaagaaataaataaataccgTTAGATACGTCTTAAATTCTGCGCACGACATTTTGTCACTTAGACAAGGAATTTCCTggcaaatgaattttattattaaataattaaaatcatttgtaAAATGACTGTTGTAAGAGAAGTTGTCGTTTCGTCTAACAATAAGGTTGATAAGTCGGTGCTGGCGACCTCTACGGTAGTTTCGGTAACCACTTCCGAACTCTCCACGCCGGCCCCGATGGTAGCTGTATTTCGACAGTAAATAACGCACTATATTTTCATGGAAATTAGAATGTTAGCTACTCTCGTCGGCGGTTGCATCCGTTCCAGTGGTCGCATCGCCAGCATCGGCCCTGCTTCC is part of the Cloeon dipterum chromosome 1, ieCloDipt1.1, whole genome shotgun sequence genome and harbors:
- the LOC135943518 gene encoding cathepsin L-like proteinase, coding for MRHCREIYEHNERYKKGLETFEMGINQFADTTAVVESQYVLQTRNKLTVLSEQGLLDCETSSEGCSGGSTFNAVEFVMKHGIAREEDYPYTHVQGVCQCKEKGCSDHPKILKILQLRSKSEEELKMVVAFLGPVAFNFDGGMNTFLYYNGGVYSKSNCRAHYQFHSMVIVGYGTENGQDYWLAKNSWGHNWGEKGYIRIARNKNNYCGIANNVFLPMYKTRRPW